From one Mycolicibacterium sp. HK-90 genomic stretch:
- the gltB gene encoding glutamate synthase large subunit, with product MLFSALPDAQGLYDPANEADSCGVAMITDIQGRRSHGIVTDGLTALEHLEHRGAAGAEPNSGDGAGILLQLPVELLREVVDFALPRPAADGSNTFAAGICFLPQDEDARSAARARIEALAAEEGLEVLGWRPVPVDPDGAGIGLTALGCMPHMSQLFVATPAADGVREGGIALDRLVYPLRKRAEQATGADAVYFASLSSRTIVYKGMLTTMQLPQYFPDLRDERCMSAIAIVHSRFSTNTFPSWPLAHPFRFVAHNGEINTVRGNRNRMHAREALLASAHIPGDLSRLSPICTPDASDSASFDEVLELLHLGGRSLPHAVLMMIPEAWENATTMDAAERAFWKFHASLMEPWDGPACVTFTDGTVVGAVLDRNGLRPGRWWRTVDDRVILASESGVLDVPSGEIVAKGRLQPGKMFLVDTAAGRIVGDDEIKEQLAAAEPYAEWLHSGLLDLNTLPERSRIHPNHESVVRRQIAFGYTEEELRILLTPMAASGGEPLGSMGTDTPVAVLSKRSRLLYDYFVELFAQVTNPPLDAIREEVVTSMARVMGPEENLLEPTAASCRQIVLRWPVLDNDELGKIVHINDDGEHPGLRTAVLRALYDVERGGEGLAEALDDLRMRATDAIAKGARTLVISDRDSDHTRAPIPSLLAVSAVHHHLVRTKERTKVALVVESGDAREVHHIAMLIGFGAAAVNPYLAFESIEDLIREGELTGIETATAVRNYVKALGKGVVKVMSKMGISTVASYTAAQVFEAIGLSREVVDEYFAGTTSQLGGVGLDVLAEEVKLRHRRAYPENPTERVHRRLEVGGEYAFRREGELHLFTPEVVFLLQHSTRTGRRDIFARYSEEVDRLSREGGTLRGLFEFKKGLRPPVPLDEVEPVEAIVTRFNTGAMSYGSISAEAHETMAIAMNNLGGRSNSGEGGEDVDRLYDPRRRSAVKQVASGRFGVTSDYLVNATDIQIKMAQGAKPGEGGQLPGYKVYPSIAKTRHSTPGVGLISPPPHHDIYSIEDLAQLIHDLKNANDQARIHVKLVSSVGVGTVAAGVSKAHADVVLISGYDGGTGAAPLTSLKHAGAPWEIGLADTQQTLVLNGLRDRITVQCDGGMRSARDVIVAALLGAEEFGFATAPLVVSGCIMMRVCHLDTCPVGVATQNPELRARFNGKPEFVENFFTFIAEDIRRYLAELGFRSIDEAVGHAEVLDTDPGVAHWKSRGLDLSPIFALPTDADGNPLPQRRRVRDQDHGLDQALDRTLIQLAEGALEDALPVRLELPVRNVNRTVGTLLGAEVTRRYGAAGLPDNTIHVTLTGSAGQSIGAFLPPGITLELIGDANDYVGKGLSGGRVIVRPPDDVLFLPEDNVIAGNTLLYGAISGEVYLRGRVGERFCARNSGALAVVEGVGDHACEYMTGGRVVILGKTGRNLAAGMSGGIAFVLGLDPAKVNTEMVELQRLEAEDLAWLHDVVARHARFTDSTLASSILADWPRRSTQFTKVMPTDYQRVLQATRMAKAEGRDVDSAIMEASRG from the coding sequence GTGCTGTTCTCGGCATTGCCAGATGCGCAGGGGCTGTATGACCCTGCCAATGAGGCCGATTCCTGCGGCGTGGCCATGATCACCGATATTCAGGGACGTCGCTCCCACGGCATCGTCACCGACGGTCTGACCGCTCTCGAGCACCTCGAACACCGGGGTGCGGCCGGGGCCGAACCGAACAGCGGCGACGGCGCCGGCATCCTGCTGCAACTTCCCGTCGAACTGCTGCGTGAGGTGGTCGACTTCGCGCTGCCGAGGCCCGCCGCCGACGGCAGCAACACCTTCGCCGCCGGGATCTGTTTCCTGCCTCAGGATGAGGACGCGCGCAGTGCCGCCCGCGCCCGCATCGAGGCGTTGGCCGCCGAGGAAGGCCTCGAGGTTCTGGGCTGGCGCCCGGTGCCGGTGGATCCGGACGGTGCAGGCATCGGATTGACCGCGCTGGGCTGTATGCCGCACATGTCCCAGCTGTTCGTCGCCACACCGGCGGCCGACGGCGTCCGTGAGGGTGGCATCGCGCTGGATCGTTTGGTCTACCCGCTGCGCAAGCGGGCCGAGCAGGCCACCGGCGCCGATGCGGTCTACTTCGCATCGCTGTCCAGCCGGACCATCGTCTACAAGGGCATGCTGACGACGATGCAGCTGCCGCAGTATTTTCCGGATCTGCGGGACGAGCGCTGCATGAGCGCGATCGCGATCGTGCACAGTCGCTTCTCGACCAACACCTTTCCGTCCTGGCCGTTGGCGCATCCGTTCCGGTTCGTCGCGCACAACGGCGAGATCAACACCGTGCGCGGCAACCGCAACCGGATGCACGCCCGGGAGGCCCTGCTGGCCAGTGCCCACATCCCCGGCGATCTGAGCCGGTTGTCACCGATCTGCACCCCGGATGCCTCCGACTCCGCGTCGTTCGACGAGGTGCTCGAGCTCCTTCATCTGGGCGGGCGCAGCCTGCCGCATGCGGTGCTGATGATGATTCCCGAGGCGTGGGAGAACGCCACCACGATGGATGCCGCCGAGCGGGCGTTCTGGAAGTTCCATGCCTCGCTGATGGAACCGTGGGACGGACCGGCCTGCGTGACCTTCACCGACGGCACGGTGGTGGGTGCGGTGTTGGACCGCAACGGGTTACGTCCGGGCCGGTGGTGGCGGACCGTCGACGACCGCGTCATCCTGGCCAGCGAGAGCGGGGTGCTCGATGTGCCGTCGGGGGAGATCGTCGCCAAAGGTCGTCTGCAGCCGGGCAAGATGTTCCTGGTCGACACCGCCGCCGGGCGGATCGTCGGCGACGACGAGATCAAGGAACAGCTGGCCGCGGCCGAACCCTATGCCGAGTGGCTGCATTCGGGTCTGCTGGACCTCAACACGCTGCCCGAGCGGTCGCGGATCCACCCGAACCACGAATCGGTGGTCCGGCGGCAGATCGCCTTCGGCTACACCGAAGAGGAACTCCGGATCCTGCTGACGCCGATGGCGGCCTCCGGTGGCGAGCCGCTCGGTTCGATGGGAACCGATACTCCGGTCGCGGTCCTCTCGAAGCGGTCACGGCTGCTCTATGACTACTTCGTCGAACTGTTCGCGCAGGTGACCAACCCGCCGTTGGACGCCATCCGCGAAGAGGTGGTGACCTCGATGGCCCGGGTCATGGGGCCCGAGGAGAACCTGCTGGAACCCACGGCCGCGTCCTGTCGCCAGATCGTGTTGCGTTGGCCGGTTCTCGACAACGACGAGTTGGGCAAGATCGTCCACATCAACGACGACGGTGAGCATCCGGGTCTGCGCACTGCGGTGCTGCGTGCGCTCTACGACGTCGAACGCGGTGGGGAAGGGCTGGCCGAAGCGCTCGACGACCTCCGGATGCGGGCCACCGACGCCATCGCCAAAGGTGCTCGCACCCTGGTGATCTCCGATCGGGACTCGGATCACACGCGGGCCCCGATCCCGTCGTTGCTGGCGGTGTCGGCTGTGCACCACCATCTGGTGCGCACCAAAGAGCGCACCAAGGTGGCATTGGTGGTGGAAAGCGGCGACGCCCGCGAGGTTCATCACATCGCGATGCTGATCGGATTCGGTGCCGCCGCGGTCAACCCGTATCTGGCGTTCGAGTCGATCGAGGACCTGATCCGCGAGGGTGAGCTCACGGGCATCGAAACCGCGACCGCCGTGCGTAACTACGTCAAGGCGTTGGGCAAGGGCGTGGTCAAGGTGATGAGCAAGATGGGCATCTCCACGGTCGCCTCCTATACCGCCGCACAGGTTTTCGAGGCAATCGGGTTGAGCCGCGAAGTGGTCGACGAATACTTCGCCGGTACCACGAGCCAGCTCGGCGGTGTCGGCTTGGACGTGTTGGCCGAGGAGGTCAAGCTGCGTCACCGGCGCGCCTACCCGGAGAACCCCACCGAGCGGGTGCACCGCCGCCTGGAGGTCGGCGGTGAATACGCGTTCCGCCGTGAGGGCGAACTGCACCTGTTCACCCCCGAAGTTGTGTTCCTGCTTCAGCATTCGACCCGTACCGGGCGCCGCGACATCTTCGCCAGATATTCCGAGGAGGTCGATCGGCTGTCGCGTGAAGGCGGGACGCTGCGCGGGCTGTTCGAGTTCAAGAAGGGGCTGCGGCCTCCGGTGCCACTGGACGAGGTCGAGCCGGTCGAGGCGATCGTGACCCGGTTCAACACCGGGGCGATGAGCTACGGCTCCATTTCGGCAGAGGCCCACGAGACCATGGCGATCGCCATGAACAACCTCGGCGGGCGGTCCAACAGCGGGGAAGGCGGCGAGGACGTCGACCGGCTCTACGATCCGCGCCGGCGCAGTGCGGTCAAGCAGGTGGCGTCGGGGCGCTTCGGTGTCACCAGCGACTATCTGGTGAACGCCACCGACATCCAGATCAAGATGGCCCAGGGCGCCAAACCCGGTGAGGGTGGCCAGCTTCCGGGCTACAAGGTGTATCCCAGCATCGCCAAGACCAGGCACTCCACACCCGGTGTGGGCTTGATCTCGCCGCCCCCGCACCACGACATCTACTCGATCGAGGATCTCGCCCAGCTCATCCACGATCTGAAGAACGCCAATGACCAAGCCCGCATTCACGTGAAGCTGGTCAGCAGCGTCGGGGTCGGCACGGTCGCGGCCGGGGTGTCCAAGGCGCACGCCGACGTGGTGCTGATTTCCGGGTACGACGGCGGTACCGGTGCGGCGCCGCTGACCTCGCTCAAGCACGCCGGGGCGCCGTGGGAAATCGGCCTGGCCGATACCCAGCAGACGTTGGTGCTCAACGGTTTGCGTGACCGCATCACCGTGCAGTGCGACGGCGGCATGCGCAGCGCGCGCGACGTGATCGTGGCGGCGTTGCTCGGCGCCGAGGAGTTCGGATTCGCCACGGCGCCGCTGGTGGTGTCTGGCTGCATCATGATGCGGGTCTGCCACCTCGACACCTGCCCGGTCGGAGTGGCCACCCAGAACCCTGAGCTGCGGGCACGGTTCAACGGCAAGCCCGAATTCGTGGAGAACTTCTTCACGTTCATCGCCGAGGACATCCGTCGCTACCTCGCCGAGTTGGGATTCCGCAGCATCGACGAGGCCGTCGGGCACGCCGAGGTTCTCGATACGGATCCCGGTGTGGCGCACTGGAAGAGCCGTGGGCTGGACCTCAGTCCCATCTTCGCGCTGCCGACCGATGCCGACGGCAACCCGCTGCCACAGCGGCGGCGGGTGCGCGACCAGGACCACGGGCTCGACCAGGCCCTGGACCGCACCCTGATCCAACTCGCCGAGGGTGCGCTGGAGGATGCCCTTCCGGTCCGCCTGGAACTTCCCGTCCGCAACGTCAACCGGACGGTGGGCACCCTGCTGGGGGCCGAGGTGACCCGACGCTACGGCGCGGCCGGGTTGCCCGACAACACCATCCACGTCACCTTGACCGGGTCGGCCGGACAATCGATCGGTGCGTTCCTGCCGCCGGGGATCACCTTGGAACTGATCGGTGACGCCAACGACTATGTGGGCAAGGGTCTTTCCGGTGGCCGGGTGATCGTGCGGCCGCCCGACGATGTGCTGTTCCTGCCCGAAGACAACGTGATCGCAGGCAACACCCTGCTCTACGGCGCGATCTCGGGCGAGGTCTACCTGCGGGGCCGGGTCGGCGAGCGGTTCTGTGCCCGCAACTCGGGAGCCCTGGCCGTCGTGGAGGGTGTCGGCGACCACGCATGTGAGTACATGACCGGGGGCCGGGTGGTGATCCTGGGCAAGACCGGGAGGAACCTGGCCGCCGGCATGTCCGGTGGCATCGCGTTTGTGCTCGGGTTGGACCCGGCCAAGGTCAATACCGAGATGGTCGAGCTGCAGCGCCTGGAAGCCGAGGATCTGGCCTGGCTGCACGATGTGGTGGCCCGGCACGCGCGGTTTACCGACAGCACCTTGGCTTCCTCGATCTTGGCTGACTGGCCAAGGCGCAGTACGCAATTCACCAAAGTAATGCCCACCGACTACCAGCGTGTGCTGCAGGCGACCCGGATGGCCAAGGCCGAGGGTCGGGATGTGGACAGCGCGATCATGGAGGCCAGCCGTGGCTGA
- a CDS encoding glutamate synthase subunit beta, translated as MADPTGFLRVPKIEAAKRPVEERVGDWREVYEREDPQERAGEVSQQARRCMDCGIPFCHSGKAGCPLGNLIPEWNDLVRRGRWDAASDRLHATNNFPEFTGRLCPAPCEAACVLSIAEEQTGGSVTIKRIEQTIADRAWMSGTVEPQPAAISTGKSVAVVGSGPAGLAAAQQLTRAGHEVTVYERDDRVGGLLRYGIPEYKLEKSVLNQRLAQMRAEGTRFVTECEVGVDLTVEQLRQRHQAVVLAVGALRGRDNDVPGRELDGVHLAMEHLVPANRECEGDASSPLSAAGKHVVIIGGGDTGADCLGTAHRQGAASVTQLDYNTEPPETRDEAVSPWPTWPLVLRTSPAHAEGGARRFEVAVQRFIGDDSGHVRAIEIAEVRVTRDAEGRREITPVGESLQIPCDLALLAIGFEGVEHMPLLDGLNLKLTRRGTLSCGSDWQTDAPGVFVCGDAHRGASLVVWAIAEGRSAAHAVDAYLMGESDLPSPVRPGTLPLAVI; from the coding sequence GTGGCTGATCCGACCGGATTTCTCCGGGTGCCGAAGATCGAGGCGGCCAAGCGGCCCGTCGAGGAACGGGTGGGGGACTGGCGCGAGGTGTACGAGCGCGAGGATCCCCAAGAGCGGGCCGGTGAAGTGTCGCAGCAGGCGCGACGCTGCATGGACTGCGGGATCCCGTTCTGCCACTCCGGCAAGGCGGGCTGTCCATTGGGCAACCTGATCCCGGAGTGGAACGATCTCGTGCGGCGTGGCCGTTGGGACGCGGCCAGTGATCGGCTGCACGCCACCAACAACTTCCCGGAGTTCACCGGCCGGCTGTGCCCGGCACCGTGTGAGGCGGCGTGCGTGCTGTCCATCGCCGAGGAGCAGACCGGCGGCAGCGTGACGATCAAGCGGATCGAGCAGACGATCGCGGACCGGGCGTGGATGAGCGGCACGGTCGAACCGCAGCCGGCGGCGATCTCCACGGGCAAGAGTGTCGCCGTGGTCGGTTCCGGGCCGGCGGGTTTGGCTGCCGCACAACAACTCACCCGTGCCGGCCACGAGGTGACGGTCTACGAGCGCGACGATCGGGTCGGTGGCCTGCTGCGCTACGGGATCCCCGAGTACAAGCTGGAGAAGTCGGTGCTCAACCAGCGGCTGGCCCAGATGCGGGCCGAGGGTACCCGGTTCGTCACCGAATGCGAGGTCGGGGTCGATCTCACGGTCGAGCAGTTACGTCAACGCCACCAGGCGGTGGTCCTCGCGGTCGGGGCGTTGCGGGGCCGCGACAACGACGTTCCCGGACGCGAGCTCGACGGCGTGCACCTGGCCATGGAGCATCTGGTGCCGGCCAACCGCGAATGCGAGGGAGATGCGTCCTCGCCCCTGTCGGCCGCGGGCAAGCATGTGGTGATCATCGGTGGCGGTGACACCGGCGCCGACTGCCTGGGCACCGCGCACCGCCAGGGTGCGGCGTCGGTGACACAGCTCGACTACAACACCGAGCCGCCCGAGACCCGCGACGAGGCGGTGTCGCCCTGGCCGACGTGGCCACTGGTGCTGCGCACCTCGCCGGCGCATGCCGAGGGCGGTGCGCGCCGGTTCGAGGTGGCGGTGCAGCGGTTCATCGGCGACGACAGCGGCCATGTGCGGGCCATCGAGATCGCCGAGGTCAGGGTGACCAGGGATGCCGAGGGGCGGCGTGAGATCACCCCGGTGGGCGAGTCGCTGCAGATTCCCTGTGATCTGGCCCTGCTGGCCATCGGGTTCGAGGGCGTCGAGCACATGCCGCTGCTGGACGGGCTGAACCTGAAACTGACCCGGCGCGGCACCCTGTCGTGCGGTTCGGACTGGCAGACCGACGCCCCGGGGGTCTTCGTCTGTGGTGACGCCCATCGCGGCGCCTCGCTGGTGGTGTGGGCGATCGCGGAGGGCCGCAGTGCCGCACACGCGGTGGATGCCTACCTGATGGGTGAGTCGGATCTGCCGTCGCCGGTGCGACCCGGCACCCTGCCGCTGGCCGTCATCTGA
- the pyk gene encoding pyruvate kinase, whose product MSRRGKIVCTLGPATSTDETVRALVEAGMDVARLNFSHGDYSDHEASYKRVRAASDATGRAVGILADLQGPKIRLGRFAEGPTYWATGESVRITVDECEGNHDRVSTTYKLLAADAKAGDRLLVDDGKVGLVVDEIDGNDVVCTVTEGGPVSNNKGLSLPGMNVSVPALSEKDIDDLEFALRLGVDLIALSFVRSPADIELVHEVMDRVGRRVPVIAKLEKPEAVENLEAIVLAFDAVMVARGDLGVELPLEEVPLVQKRAIQMARENAKPVIVATQMLESMLENSRPTRAEASDVANAVLDGADAVMLSGETSVGKYPLEAVRTMARIITAVEDNSVSVPPLTHTPRTKRGVISYAARDIGERLDAKALVAFTQSGDTVRRLARLHTPLPVLAFTALPEVRSQLALTWGTETFIVPQMSNTDDMIRQVDKSLLDLGRYKRGELVVIVAGAPPGTVGSTNLIHVHRIGEDDV is encoded by the coding sequence GTGAGCAGACGCGGAAAAATCGTTTGTACGCTTGGCCCGGCTACCAGCACGGATGAGACGGTACGGGCGCTCGTCGAGGCGGGTATGGACGTCGCCCGGCTGAACTTCAGCCACGGTGATTACTCCGACCACGAGGCGTCCTACAAGCGGGTGCGGGCGGCATCGGATGCCACCGGACGCGCTGTGGGCATCCTCGCCGACCTTCAGGGCCCCAAGATCCGGTTGGGCCGATTCGCCGAGGGCCCCACCTACTGGGCGACCGGCGAGTCGGTGCGGATCACCGTCGACGAATGCGAGGGCAACCACGACCGGGTGTCGACCACCTACAAGCTGCTGGCCGCCGATGCGAAGGCCGGTGACCGCCTGCTGGTCGATGACGGCAAGGTCGGCCTGGTCGTCGACGAGATCGACGGCAACGACGTGGTCTGCACCGTCACCGAAGGCGGGCCGGTCAGCAACAACAAGGGCCTGTCGCTGCCCGGGATGAACGTGTCGGTGCCGGCGCTGTCCGAGAAGGACATCGACGATCTTGAGTTCGCGTTGCGGCTGGGCGTGGATCTGATCGCACTGTCGTTCGTGCGTTCTCCCGCCGACATCGAGCTGGTCCACGAAGTGATGGACCGGGTCGGCCGGCGTGTACCGGTGATCGCCAAGCTGGAGAAGCCCGAGGCGGTGGAAAACCTCGAGGCCATCGTGTTGGCATTCGACGCGGTGATGGTGGCCCGTGGCGATCTGGGCGTCGAGCTGCCACTCGAGGAAGTGCCGCTGGTGCAGAAGCGCGCGATCCAGATGGCAAGGGAGAACGCCAAACCCGTCATCGTCGCGACTCAGATGCTGGAGTCGATGCTGGAGAACTCCCGGCCCACGCGGGCTGAGGCCTCCGACGTCGCCAACGCCGTGCTCGACGGGGCCGACGCGGTGATGCTGTCCGGCGAGACCTCGGTCGGCAAGTACCCCTTGGAGGCCGTCAGGACGATGGCCCGGATCATCACGGCGGTCGAGGACAACTCGGTGTCGGTGCCGCCGCTGACCCACACCCCCCGGACCAAGCGCGGTGTCATCTCCTACGCGGCGCGCGACATCGGTGAGCGGCTCGATGCCAAGGCGTTGGTGGCGTTCACCCAGTCCGGGGACACCGTGCGCCGCCTGGCCCGGCTGCACACCCCGCTTCCGGTGCTGGCGTTCACCGCGCTGCCCGAGGTGCGCAGTCAGCTGGCGCTGACGTGGGGCACGGAGACGTTCATCGTGCCGCAGATGTCGAACACCGACGACATGATCCGCCAGGTGGACAAGTCACTGCTGGATCTGGGCCGCTACAAGCGCGGGGAGCTGGTGGTCATCGTCGCAGGCGCGCCGCCGGGCACAGTAGGCTCCACGAATCTGATCCACGTGCACCGCATCGGCGAGGACGACGTCTAG
- a CDS encoding acyl-CoA thioesterase II: protein MTHPDFEELLAVLDLNRVDDNLFIGSHPSKNPVRTFGGQMVAQAFVAGGRTLEHKLSPSALNAHFIAGGDPEKDLEFHVVRLRDERRFANRRVDVMQDGNLLTTVMLSYMNAGRGLEHSVPAPEVPHPDTLPKIDELLRGYEKTVPLFVEALRPIEWRYTNDPSWVMRKKGGKLDHNRVWLKTEGMMPSDPVLHGAALVYSSDTTVLDSIITTHGLSWGFDRIFAVTMNHSVWFHRPIKFDEWVLYSTTSPVAAESRGLGTGHFFDESGHLLATVVQEGIVKYFPGAATS from the coding sequence TTGACACACCCGGATTTCGAGGAGCTGCTGGCTGTTCTCGATCTGAATCGCGTCGACGACAACCTGTTCATCGGCTCGCATCCGAGTAAGAACCCGGTGCGCACGTTCGGTGGGCAGATGGTCGCGCAGGCGTTCGTCGCGGGCGGCCGCACGCTGGAGCACAAGCTTTCCCCGAGTGCGTTGAATGCGCACTTCATCGCCGGTGGCGATCCGGAGAAGGATCTGGAGTTCCACGTCGTGCGGCTGCGCGACGAGCGCCGCTTCGCCAACCGCCGGGTGGATGTCATGCAGGACGGCAACCTGCTGACCACGGTGATGCTGTCGTACATGAACGCGGGCCGCGGGCTGGAGCACAGCGTGCCTGCGCCCGAGGTTCCGCATCCGGACACACTGCCCAAGATCGACGAACTGCTGCGGGGCTATGAGAAGACGGTGCCGTTGTTCGTCGAGGCGTTGCGCCCGATCGAATGGCGATACACCAACGATCCGTCCTGGGTGATGCGGAAGAAGGGCGGCAAGCTCGACCACAACCGGGTGTGGCTCAAGACCGAAGGCATGATGCCCAGCGATCCCGTGCTGCACGGCGCCGCCCTCGTGTACTCATCGGACACGACCGTCCTCGATTCGATCATCACCACTCACGGGCTGTCCTGGGGTTTCGACCGGATCTTCGCGGTGACGATGAATCATTCGGTGTGGTTCCACCGGCCGATCAAGTTCGACGAGTGGGTGCTGTACTCGACCACGTCGCCGGTCGCCGCGGAATCCCGCGGACTCGGTACCGGACACTTCTTCGACGAGTCCGGTCACCTGTTGGCGACGGTGGTGCAGGAGGGGATCGTCAAATATTTCCCCGGCGCCGCCACGTCGTGA
- a CDS encoding DUF4190 domain-containing protein: MTDERANPPGSDEPQPSGPPPPPGYPYPPPPGMYPGGYPPAPPYGGYPMQPSPRGPANGLGIAALIVAVIGLVLVWSVVGGLMFGITAVILGFVARGRSRRGEATNGGVALSGIVLGAIACVLSLVFVGIWVYWGQRWFDDVGGDDYVQCMQQAGEDQTAQQLCEEELQRRVEDSFGVTPTPTR; encoded by the coding sequence ATGACCGACGAGCGAGCCAACCCGCCCGGGTCTGACGAGCCGCAACCGTCCGGGCCTCCCCCACCGCCGGGGTATCCGTACCCGCCACCCCCGGGCATGTACCCGGGTGGCTACCCGCCGGCCCCGCCGTACGGCGGCTATCCCATGCAACCCAGCCCGCGCGGCCCGGCCAACGGGCTGGGCATCGCGGCCCTGATCGTCGCGGTGATCGGGCTGGTGCTGGTGTGGTCGGTGGTCGGCGGGCTGATGTTCGGCATCACCGCGGTGATCCTCGGATTCGTGGCCCGCGGCCGCAGCCGGCGTGGCGAAGCCACCAATGGCGGGGTGGCTCTGTCCGGCATCGTGCTCGGCGCCATCGCATGCGTGTTGTCGCTCGTGTTCGTCGGCATCTGGGTGTACTGGGGCCAACGGTGGTTCGACGACGTCGGCGGTGACGACTACGTGCAGTGCATGCAGCAGGCCGGCGAGGACCAGACCGCCCAGCAGCTGTGCGAGGAAGAGCTCCAGCGACGCGTCGAAGACTCGTTCGGCGTCACGCCCACCCCGACCCGCTGA
- a CDS encoding ATP-binding cassette domain-containing protein produces the protein MFRRDPLLRLTLDLLRPRLSRLVAASVLGVLSLGSALALAGVSAWLIARAWQMPPILDLTVAVVAVRALGISRGVLGYCQRLAAHDTALRAAANARTGLYRKLAEGPEDVAMRLSSGELVTRVGSSVDELADVVVRSVLPIVVATVLSCAAVGVIALISPGAAAILALCLLIAGAAAPAITARAVAAAESVAVQHRSDRDSATMLALEHAPELRVSGRLDGVIATVERHHREWGHAADRAASPAALAAAMPSIAIGASVLGAVVAGIALAPTTAPTTLAILMLLPLSAFEATTALPDAAVGLTKARIAARRLLEITEGGQLRDRPAAPAVELPAGGQLAVVGPSGSGKTTLLMSLADRLNTTPGRAAFFAEDAHIFETTIRDNLLVVRGDATDTELLSAIRRVGLADWLAGLPEGLGTVLEGGHTAVSAGQRRRLLLARVLISDFPVVLLDEPTENLDAADGERILVEILTPGEWFAADRTVVVATHHLPDTLDCPVLGCPQPTGAVGG, from the coding sequence ATGTTTCGTCGTGATCCGTTGCTGCGGCTGACCCTGGACCTGTTGCGGCCACGGCTCAGCCGGCTCGTCGCGGCGAGTGTGCTCGGGGTGCTGTCGCTGGGCAGCGCGCTGGCGCTGGCCGGCGTCTCCGCATGGCTGATCGCCCGGGCCTGGCAGATGCCACCGATCCTGGACCTGACGGTGGCCGTGGTCGCGGTGCGGGCCTTGGGCATTTCACGTGGCGTGCTCGGGTACTGTCAGCGTCTGGCCGCGCACGACACCGCGCTGCGGGCGGCCGCCAATGCGCGCACCGGCCTGTACCGCAAGCTCGCCGAAGGTCCCGAGGATGTCGCGATGCGGCTCTCCAGCGGCGAATTGGTGACGCGGGTCGGCAGCTCCGTCGACGAGCTCGCCGACGTGGTGGTGCGCTCGGTGCTGCCGATCGTGGTGGCCACGGTGCTCAGTTGCGCCGCCGTGGGCGTCATCGCGTTGATCTCGCCGGGTGCCGCCGCGATACTGGCGCTGTGCCTGCTGATTGCCGGAGCAGCCGCACCGGCGATCACCGCCCGTGCCGTTGCCGCAGCGGAATCCGTTGCCGTTCAACACCGTAGCGACCGGGACTCCGCCACCATGCTCGCACTGGAACACGCCCCCGAGTTGCGGGTGAGTGGACGTCTCGACGGGGTCATCGCCACCGTCGAGCGCCACCACCGCGAGTGGGGTCACGCCGCCGACCGGGCGGCGTCCCCGGCCGCACTGGCCGCCGCGATGCCCAGCATCGCCATCGGCGCCAGCGTCCTGGGCGCCGTCGTCGCGGGCATCGCACTGGCGCCGACGACCGCACCCACCACCCTGGCCATCCTGATGTTGCTGCCGCTGTCGGCGTTCGAGGCGACGACCGCCCTGCCCGATGCCGCTGTCGGGCTCACCAAGGCGCGGATCGCCGCCCGGCGCCTGCTCGAGATCACCGAAGGCGGTCAGCTGCGTGACCGCCCGGCGGCGCCCGCGGTCGAGCTGCCCGCCGGTGGTCAGCTGGCCGTCGTCGGACCCAGCGGCTCAGGGAAGACCACCTTGCTCATGTCACTGGCCGACCGGCTCAACACCACCCCGGGCCGGGCCGCGTTCTTCGCCGAGGACGCACACATCTTCGAGACCACGATCCGGGACAACCTGCTCGTCGTGCGCGGCGATGCCACCGACACCGAATTGCTCTCGGCGATCCGTCGTGTCGGCCTCGCCGACTGGCTTGCCGGGCTGCCCGAAGGATTGGGCACCGTGCTGGAGGGCGGGCACACCGCGGTGTCGGCCGGGCAGCGGCGTCGCCTGCTGTTGGCCAGGGTGTTGATCTCGGATTTCCCCGTCGTCCTGCTCGACGAACCCACCGAAAACCTCGACGCCGCCGACGGTGAACGCATCCTGGTCGAAATCCTCACTCCGGGAGAGTGGTTCGCCGCCGACCGGACCGTCGTCGTCGCCACCCACCATCTGCCGGACACGCTCGACTGCCCCGTCCTCGGCTGTCCACAACCCACCGGCGCCGTCGGCGGGTAG